In Streptomyces sp. NBC_00341, the DNA window CAGTTGACCACGCGCCCGCCCGGGACCCAGCGCGAGCCCAGCACCAGGTCGGCGCTCTTGAGGGCGGTGAGCAGCCGGGGCAGTTCCTCGGGCTGGTGGGAGCCGTCCGCGTCCATCTCCACGAGCACGCCGTAGTCGTGCTCCATCCCCCAGTGGAAGCCGGCGAGATAGGCCGCGCCGAGTCCTTCCTTGCCCTTGCGGTGCAGCACATGGACCTGGCCGTCGGCGGCGGCCAGCTCGTCGGCCAGCTTGCCGGTGCCGTCGGGGCTGTTGTCGTCGGCGACCAGGATGTCCGCCTCCGGTACGGCGGCGCGCACCCGGCTGACGATCGGCTTGATGTTCTCGGCCTCGTTGTAGGTCGGAATGATCACCAAGGTTCTGCCGAGCGG includes these proteins:
- a CDS encoding polyprenol monophosphomannose synthase is translated as MNDGGQRRYGPLGRTLVIIPTYNEAENIKPIVSRVRAAVPEADILVADDNSPDGTGKLADELAAADGQVHVLHRKGKEGLGAAYLAGFHWGMEHDYGVLVEMDADGSHQPEELPRLLTALKSADLVLGSRWVPGGRVVNWPKSREMISRGGSTYSRLMLGLRTRDVTGGYRAFRTETLKGIGLDEVASQGYCFQVDLARRSIEAGYHVVEVPITFVDREVGDSKMSRDILVEALWRVTAWGVTTRTNRVLGRRTP